A genome region from Pseudomonas anguilliseptica includes the following:
- a CDS encoding inorganic phosphate transporter produces MSLIADYGLVLLLLACLFGFFMAWGVGANDVANAMGTSVGSKALTIKQAILIAMVFEFAGAYLAGGQVTETIKSGIVDASMISPDLMVLGMMSALLAAGTWLLVASTKGWPVSTTHSIVGAVIGFAAVGVSMDAVNWAGVGPIVASWVVSPVLSGIVAFGLFVSVQKLIIDTDNPFRNGKRFVPLYMFATGFMVSIMTLTKGLKHIGLNLSATEGFFLSLGVGGLVMLLGIVLLSRIKIDVEADKNFHYASVEKVFAVLMIFTACAMAFAHGSNDVANAVGPLAAIVGVIQSGGEMAVGAKSAVPGWVLLLGAVGIVIGLATYGYKVIATIGKEITELTPSRGFAAELATVTTVVGASAIGLPVSTTHTLVGAVLGVGLARGIGALNLGVIGKIFMSWLITLPVGAALSILFFYILRGVFL; encoded by the coding sequence ATGTCTCTGATTGCGGACTACGGCCTCGTATTGCTGCTGCTTGCCTGTCTCTTCGGCTTTTTCATGGCTTGGGGGGTGGGCGCCAACGACGTGGCCAACGCCATGGGCACCTCGGTGGGCTCCAAAGCCCTGACCATCAAACAGGCGATCCTGATTGCCATGGTCTTCGAGTTCGCCGGCGCCTACCTGGCCGGCGGCCAAGTCACCGAAACCATCAAGAGCGGTATCGTCGATGCGTCGATGATCAGCCCAGACCTGATGGTGTTGGGCATGATGTCGGCCCTGCTGGCGGCTGGTACCTGGCTGCTGGTGGCTTCTACCAAGGGCTGGCCGGTTTCCACCACCCACTCCATCGTCGGCGCGGTGATCGGCTTTGCCGCCGTTGGCGTGTCCATGGATGCGGTGAACTGGGCCGGCGTTGGCCCAATCGTGGCCAGCTGGGTAGTGTCTCCGGTGCTGTCCGGTATCGTCGCCTTCGGCCTGTTTGTCAGCGTGCAGAAGCTGATCATCGACACCGACAACCCCTTCCGCAACGGCAAGCGCTTCGTGCCGCTGTATATGTTTGCCACTGGTTTTATGGTCAGCATCATGACCCTGACCAAGGGCCTCAAGCATATCGGCCTGAACCTCTCCGCCACTGAAGGCTTCTTCCTCTCACTGGGTGTTGGCGGCCTGGTCATGCTGCTGGGTATCGTCCTGCTCAGTCGGATCAAGATCGACGTCGAAGCGGACAAGAACTTCCACTACGCCAGCGTGGAGAAGGTCTTCGCCGTGCTGATGATCTTCACCGCCTGCGCCATGGCCTTTGCCCACGGCTCCAACGACGTGGCCAACGCCGTCGGCCCACTGGCAGCGATTGTCGGGGTGATCCAGTCCGGCGGCGAGATGGCCGTTGGCGCCAAGTCGGCCGTGCCTGGCTGGGTATTGCTGCTCGGCGCGGTGGGTATCGTGATTGGTCTGGCCACCTATGGCTACAAGGTGATCGCCACCATCGGCAAGGAAATCACCGAGCTGACCCCAAGCCGTGGTTTCGCCGCTGAACTGGCCACTGTCACCACCGTGGTTGGTGCTTCGGCCATCGGCCTGCCAGTGTCCACCACCCACACCCTGGTCGGTGCAGTGCTCGGTGTCGGCCTGGCCCGCGGTATCGGCGCGTTGAACCTGGGCGTGATCGGCAAGATCTTTATGTCCTGGCTGATTACCCTGCCCGTGGGTGCTGCCCTGTCGATCCTGTTCTTCTACATTCTGCGCGGCGTTTTCCTCTAA
- a CDS encoding TIGR00153 family protein — translation MPVNPFASLFGRSPIGPMQKHFAKAHECAANLVPFFDAVMVEDWAKVEQVQQEMASLEHEADKLKKSVRLHLPKSLFLPVPRSDLLELLSVQDKVANRAKDIAGLMLGREMAIPQALQPLMRAFVQRTVDASAQALKAMNELDELLESGFGGREAALVESMVMELEQIERDTDKMQIEVRRALFKLEKDLPAVDVMFLYKIIEWIGDVADRAERVGNRLEQLLAR, via the coding sequence ATGCCAGTCAATCCATTTGCCAGCCTGTTTGGCCGTTCACCGATTGGGCCGATGCAAAAACACTTTGCCAAAGCCCACGAGTGCGCAGCCAATCTGGTGCCCTTCTTCGATGCCGTGATGGTGGAAGATTGGGCCAAGGTGGAACAGGTACAACAGGAAATGGCCAGCCTCGAACATGAGGCCGACAAGCTCAAGAAAAGTGTGCGTTTGCACCTGCCCAAGAGCCTGTTCCTGCCCGTACCGCGCTCGGATCTGCTTGAGCTGCTGAGTGTACAGGACAAAGTCGCCAACCGCGCCAAGGACATCGCCGGCCTCATGCTCGGCCGCGAAATGGCTATTCCGCAGGCTCTGCAGCCACTGATGCGCGCCTTTGTGCAACGCACCGTGGATGCCAGCGCCCAGGCCCTGAAAGCCATGAACGAGCTCGACGAGCTGCTGGAAAGCGGCTTTGGTGGCCGTGAAGCGGCGCTGGTCGAATCCATGGTCATGGAGCTGGAACAGATCGAACGCGACACCGACAAGATGCAGATCGAAGTGCGGCGTGCGCTGTTCAAACTGGAGAAGGACCTTCCCGCTGTTGATGTGATGTTCCTCTACAAGATCATCGAATGGATCGGCGACGTAGCCGATCGTGCCGAACGTGTCGGCAACCGACTGGAACAACTGCTGGCGCGCTAA
- a CDS encoding inorganic triphosphatase, translated as MNKETEIKLRVSRETLAALRDHPLLKKRNKSGWDQRELFNQYFDTPERDLAAAKVALRVRRDGEQFIQTLKTRGQSVAGLSERNEWDWYLAKAKLDLKKLDDSCWPVALAELDKKQLVPIFTTDFIREKAEIAWGRGKAKVVIEAALDLGKVIAGEGEEEICELELELRQGEPEALLEFAAELAADLALMPCDISKAERGYRLFDAGSYSLSLPAPSLSAETSLDDSVAALAWHLLGSSQRLAEQYRFNGHWRLLVDWLEQLIGLRALLSSLGQAAPRASSHALRELLDGLLLEWRPRVLAGQDDDSLRKNAPALFAAELQGNRWGLFSLNLSRWLLARSWTVERNNRGNRQGAAPLGNWLPTLIAEEGAALQLRRYQQQPEDLAEQLPRIERLLVWLHLAREVLEVAEVDRLYGELNKLVELANQPIDPDVLAARKAQLLTIGSLKAWRQLVK; from the coding sequence ATGAACAAAGAAACCGAAATCAAACTGCGGGTTAGCCGTGAAACCCTGGCCGCCCTGCGTGATCACCCGTTGCTGAAGAAGCGCAACAAGAGTGGTTGGGATCAGCGCGAACTGTTCAATCAGTACTTCGATACCCCCGAGCGTGATCTGGCCGCCGCCAAGGTGGCCCTGCGCGTGCGGCGTGACGGTGAGCAGTTTATTCAGACCCTGAAAACCCGCGGGCAGAGCGTGGCCGGCTTGTCGGAACGCAATGAGTGGGACTGGTATCTGGCCAAGGCCAAGCTGGACCTGAAGAAACTTGATGACAGCTGCTGGCCGGTGGCTCTGGCCGAACTGGACAAGAAGCAGCTGGTGCCGATCTTCACCACCGACTTTATTCGCGAGAAGGCGGAAATCGCCTGGGGCCGTGGCAAGGCCAAGGTAGTGATCGAAGCCGCGCTGGACCTGGGCAAGGTGATTGCCGGCGAAGGCGAAGAGGAAATCTGCGAGCTGGAGCTGGAGCTGCGTCAGGGTGAACCTGAGGCGCTGTTGGAATTTGCCGCCGAGCTGGCGGCTGACCTGGCGCTGATGCCCTGCGATATCAGCAAGGCTGAGCGCGGTTATCGCCTGTTCGATGCTGGCAGCTACAGCCTGAGTCTGCCGGCGCCAAGCCTAAGCGCGGAAACCAGCCTGGATGACAGCGTTGCGGCATTGGCTTGGCACCTGCTGGGCAGTAGCCAGCGTCTGGCCGAGCAGTACCGCTTCAATGGCCACTGGCGTTTGCTGGTCGACTGGTTGGAGCAACTGATCGGCCTGCGCGCACTGCTCAGCAGTCTTGGTCAGGCCGCGCCGCGTGCCAGCAGCCATGCTTTGCGTGAGCTATTGGATGGCTTGCTGCTGGAATGGCGTCCGCGCGTCCTGGCTGGCCAGGACGATGACAGCCTGCGCAAAAACGCCCCGGCGTTGTTCGCCGCTGAACTGCAGGGCAATCGCTGGGGCCTGTTCTCGCTGAACCTGTCGCGCTGGCTGTTGGCCCGCAGCTGGACTGTGGAGCGCAACAACCGGGGCAATCGCCAGGGCGCTGCGCCACTGGGCAACTGGTTGCCGACGCTGATTGCTGAAGAGGGCGCGGCCCTGCAGTTGCGCCGTTATCAGCAGCAGCCGGAAGACCTCGCCGAACAGCTGCCGCGTATTGAGCGCTTGCTGGTCTGGCTGCATCTGGCCCGCGAGGTGCTGGAGGTGGCGGAAGTCGACCGTCTGTACGGTGAGCTAAACAAGTTGGTTGAATTGGCCAACCAGCCCATCGATCCAGACGTGCTGGCTGCGCGCAAGGCGCAGCTGCTGACCATCGGCTCCCTCAAGGCCTGGCGTCAGTTGGTCAAGTAA